One segment of Methanobrevibacter wolinii SH DNA contains the following:
- the glnA gene encoding type I glutamate--ammonia ligase, with translation METDLMSKDVDKKQIDNVIEQMDKDDIQFIRLQFVDIHGFQKNIAIPKPKDLEDLFTEGNLFDGSSIDGFVDINNSDLLLKPDISTYSRLPWRPDDSAVCRFICDIYDPNGKPFVGDPRSQLKKSLAKISKDGLQYNIGPEPEFFIVDIDDEGYPMPYDDAAYFDIEPKDKGPDFRREISLNLQELGFNVEALHHEVGPGQNEIAFRFDDALKTADAVVTFKTAIKSIVSNMAAFDEIDYRVTFMPKPFFGVNGSGMHCHQSLFKNGKNLFADADSETGLSDDAIYFIGGLLKHAPALTAVTNPIVNSYKRLVPGYEAPVYIAYGLKNRSALVRVPAARGQATRIEYRAPDPACNPYLAFAAMLEAGLDGIKNKVDPGEPTEVNIYKLSEEELKERGIGLLPASLWEAYHTLENDPVVLGALGDHIANKFLDSKYAEWDDYRVQVFGYEQRRYLDV, from the coding sequence ATGGAGACTGATTTAATGAGTAAAGATGTAGATAAAAAACAGATAGATAATGTAATAGAACAAATGGACAAAGACGATATCCAATTTATAAGATTACAATTTGTAGATATCCATGGTTTCCAAAAAAATATTGCAATACCAAAACCAAAAGATTTAGAAGATTTATTTACTGAAGGTAACTTATTTGATGGATCTTCAATTGATGGATTTGTAGATATTAATAACAGTGATTTATTATTAAAACCAGATATTAGTACCTACTCCAGATTACCATGGAGACCTGATGATTCTGCTGTATGTAGATTTATCTGTGATATTTACGATCCAAATGGAAAACCATTTGTAGGAGACCCAAGAAGTCAACTTAAAAAATCATTAGCAAAAATTTCAAAAGATGGATTACAATATAATATTGGTCCAGAACCAGAATTCTTTATTGTAGATATTGATGATGAAGGATATCCAATGCCTTATGATGATGCAGCTTACTTTGATATTGAACCTAAAGATAAAGGACCTGATTTCAGAAGAGAAATTAGTTTAAACCTACAAGAATTAGGATTTAATGTAGAAGCACTTCACCACGAAGTTGGTCCAGGTCAAAACGAAATTGCATTTAGATTTGATGATGCACTTAAAACTGCAGATGCAGTAGTAACCTTTAAAACAGCAATTAAATCAATTGTTAGTAACATGGCTGCATTTGATGAAATTGATTACAGAGTAACTTTCATGCCTAAACCATTCTTTGGTGTAAATGGTAGTGGAATGCACTGTCACCAAAGTTTATTTAAAAATGGTAAAAACTTATTTGCTGATGCAGATAGTGAAACTGGTTTATCAGATGATGCGATTTACTTTATTGGTGGATTATTAAAACATGCGCCTGCATTAACTGCTGTAACTAACCCAATTGTAAACTCATACAAACGTTTAGTTCCTGGATACGAAGCTCCAGTATATATTGCATATGGTCTTAAAAACAGATCAGCACTTGTAAGAGTACCTGCAGCTCGTGGACAAGCTACTCGTATTGAATATAGGGCACCTGACCCAGCATGTAACCCATACTTAGCATTTGCTGCTATGCTTGAAGCTGGTTTAGATGGTATTAAAAATAAAGTTGATCCTGGTGAACCTACTGAAGTTAACATTTACAAATTAAGTGAGGAAGAACTTAAAGAAAGAGGAATTGGTTTATTACCTGCAAGTTTATGGGAAGCATATCATACACTTGAAAACGATCCTGTTGTTTTAGGTGCATTAGGTGACCATATTGCTAATAAATTCCTTGACAGCAAATATGCTGAATGGGATGATTACAGAGTTCAAGTATTTGGTTACGAACAAAGAAGATATTTAGATGTATAA
- a CDS encoding HesA/MoeB/ThiF family protein: MPTRYIGNGYWEIVSRQMSIVTRSEQQRFKDAKIAVVGCGGIGGSAIEMLARMGVGKLTIIDQDYFDLSNLNRQVMSSINCLRKDKTEVTKEKIRLINPYVEVNAKNAKVDEDNVAELIGDVDIIIDALDNLVTRIIVSRYAKEKNIPFIHGAINGTKGQITVFTPDTDKDYEELFGMPSKGRELNEEVKKEVGNLTYGVPPVIGPVPNIIGNLEAFEAFKYITGIGKVIKAPKILTYDLLDLNSITEIEL; encoded by the coding sequence ATGCCAACAAGATATATTGGAAATGGATACTGGGAAATAGTATCAAGACAAATGAGTATAGTTACAAGAAGTGAACAACAAAGATTTAAAGATGCTAAAATAGCTGTAGTAGGTTGTGGTGGAATTGGAGGATCCGCAATTGAAATGTTAGCAAGAATGGGTGTTGGAAAACTTACAATAATAGATCAAGATTATTTTGATTTATCAAATCTTAATAGACAAGTAATGAGTAGTATAAATTGTTTAAGAAAAGATAAAACAGAAGTTACAAAAGAAAAAATAAGATTAATTAACCCATATGTAGAAGTTAATGCAAAAAATGCTAAAGTTGATGAAGATAATGTTGCAGAGTTAATTGGTGATGTTGATATTATCATTGATGCATTAGACAATCTTGTAACACGTATAATTGTAAGTAGATATGCAAAAGAAAAAAACATACCATTTATACATGGTGCAATAAATGGAACTAAAGGACAAATAACTGTATTTACTCCAGATACAGATAAAGATTATGAAGAATTATTTGGAATGCCATCAAAAGGTCGTGAATTAAATGAAGAAGTTAAAAAAGAAGTTGGAAACTTAACTTATGGTGTTCCTCCAGTAATTGGTCCAGTACCAAATATAATTGGTAATTTAGAAGCATTTGAAGCTTTTAAATATATTACAGGTATTGGAAAAGTTATAAAAGCCCCAAAAATATTAACTTATGATTTATTAGATTTAAATTCAATAACAGAAATAGAATTATGA
- a CDS encoding aldo/keto reductase, translating to MEYRELGNTGENVSILGFGGMRLPTNNENKDINKKQAEELLSYGIDNGINIIDTAYSFHANEIHGGAGNSEPFLGEFLETGYRDKVYLQTKMPSWLIKKEEDLEFYLDQQLKRLKTDHIDNYLLHGVNNENWENYKNVNILEFLDNILSDGRVKHVGFSTHGTVETLFILTAEYDKWEIALTQMNFLDETYQTGIEGLNILSQMGIGNMIMEPLRGGRLVQNVPENIMKIWDSAEEKRTPIEWALEYLWNMENVSCVFSGMNSLEHLKTNIKIASKSKPNMISKNDKKVIKDVAEEYRQHKGNDCTSCGYCMPCPNKINIPHCFREYNMGNILNSPKGSARQYFTYFEDETLAHHCTQCGDCVNMCPQGINIPEEMKKVEEYFGDKFNHF from the coding sequence ATGGAATATAGAGAATTAGGAAATACTGGGGAAAATGTATCTATTTTAGGCTTTGGAGGAATGAGATTACCTACTAACAATGAAAATAAAGATATTAACAAAAAACAAGCAGAAGAATTATTATCTTATGGAATAGACAATGGTATAAACATAATAGATACTGCATATTCATTTCATGCAAATGAAATACATGGTGGTGCTGGAAATAGTGAACCATTTTTAGGAGAATTTTTAGAAACAGGTTACAGAGATAAAGTTTATCTTCAAACAAAAATGCCATCATGGTTAATAAAAAAAGAAGAAGATTTAGAATTTTATTTAGACCAACAACTTAAAAGACTTAAAACAGATCATATTGATAATTACTTACTTCATGGTGTCAATAATGAAAACTGGGAAAATTATAAAAATGTAAATATTTTAGAATTTTTAGATAATATTCTTAGTGATGGTAGAGTTAAACATGTAGGCTTTTCAACACATGGAACTGTTGAAACATTATTTATTTTAACTGCAGAATATGATAAATGGGAAATTGCACTTACTCAAATGAATTTTTTAGATGAAACTTATCAAACAGGTATAGAAGGTTTAAATATTTTATCACAAATGGGTATTGGAAATATGATTATGGAACCATTACGTGGTGGAAGATTAGTTCAAAATGTTCCTGAAAATATTATGAAAATATGGGATAGTGCAGAAGAAAAAAGGACCCCAATAGAATGGGCATTAGAATATCTTTGGAATATGGAAAATGTTAGTTGTGTATTTAGTGGTATGAATTCTTTAGAACACTTAAAAACCAATATTAAAATTGCATCTAAATCCAAACCAAACATGATTTCTAAAAATGATAAAAAAGTTATTAAAGATGTAGCTGAAGAATATAGACAGCATAAAGGTAATGATTGCACTTCATGTGGTTACTGTATGCCTTGCCCTAATAAAATTAATATACCTCATTGTTTTAGAGAATACAACATGGGGAATATATTAAATAGTCCTAAAGGTTCTGCAAGACAATATTTCACCTATTTTGAAGACGAAACATTAGCACATCATTGTACCCAATGTGGAGATTGTGTAAATATGTGTCCACAAGGAATAAATATTCCTGAGGAAATGAAAAAAGTAGAAGAATATTTTGGAGATAAATTCAATCATTTTTAA
- the ahcY gene encoding adenosylhomocysteinase: MSNVKDMSLADDGIMKIEWVQKHMPVLEHIKKVFEEEKPFEGITIGSCLHLEPKTVNLGLTLQAGGAEVAMTGCNPLSTHDDAAAGAAALGLNIYGWRGQSDEEYYQAIDNVLDHKPDIIIDDGADMIMHLHGKRQELLSNIKGACEETTTGVHRLKAMAKDNALKFPVVAVNDAYTKYLFDNRYGTGQSSLDAIMGTTNMLIAGKNFTVCGYGWCGRGVANRARGMGANVIVTEVDPIRALEARMDGFRVMTIREAVKISDIIITVTGNINIISGDDFKYMKDGCMLCNSGHFNVEINRNDLEEQSVSVKTVRESIEMFTMPDGRKIYLLADGRLVNLAAARGQGHPAEIMDMSFAVQALSAKYILENENNLKLGVMKAPDSIDDTVARLKLKAMGIEIDSITDTQKDYMSDWHAGT; encoded by the coding sequence ATGAGTAATGTTAAAGATATGTCTCTTGCAGATGATGGAATAATGAAAATTGAATGGGTACAGAAACATATGCCTGTTCTTGAACATATTAAAAAAGTTTTTGAAGAAGAAAAACCTTTTGAAGGAATTACTATTGGATCATGTTTACACCTTGAACCTAAAACAGTTAATTTAGGTTTAACTTTACAAGCAGGAGGTGCAGAAGTTGCAATGACTGGTTGTAATCCTTTATCCACTCATGATGATGCTGCTGCAGGTGCTGCTGCTCTTGGTTTAAATATATATGGTTGGAGAGGTCAATCTGATGAAGAATATTATCAAGCTATTGATAATGTTTTAGATCATAAACCTGATATCATTATTGATGATGGTGCAGATATGATTATGCATTTACATGGTAAAAGACAAGAACTTTTATCAAATATTAAAGGAGCTTGTGAAGAAACCACTACTGGTGTACATAGATTAAAAGCTATGGCTAAAGATAATGCTTTAAAATTCCCAGTAGTTGCAGTAAATGATGCTTATACTAAATATTTATTTGATAATAGGTATGGTACTGGTCAATCTTCTTTAGATGCTATTATGGGTACAACAAACATGTTAATTGCTGGTAAAAACTTTACTGTATGTGGTTATGGTTGGTGTGGCCGTGGTGTAGCTAATAGAGCAAGAGGTATGGGTGCTAATGTTATTGTTACTGAAGTTGATCCTATCAGGGCTCTTGAAGCTAGAATGGATGGTTTCAGAGTAATGACTATTAGAGAAGCTGTTAAAATATCTGATATTATTATCACTGTAACTGGTAATATTAATATTATTTCTGGTGATGATTTTAAATACATGAAAGACGGATGTATGCTTTGTAATTCTGGACATTTCAATGTAGAAATTAATAGAAATGACTTAGAAGAACAATCTGTTTCAGTTAAAACTGTAAGAGAAAGTATTGAAATGTTTACCATGCCAGATGGAAGAAAAATCTATCTCTTAGCAGATGGTAGATTAGTTAATCTTGCTGCTGCAAGGGGTCAAGGTCACCCTGCTGAAATTATGGATATGAGTTTTGCAGTACAAGCTTTATCTGCTAAATATATTCTTGAAAATGAAAATAATTTAAAATTAGGAGTTATGAAAGCTCCAGATTCTATTGATGATACTGTAGCTAGATTAAAATTAAAAGCTATGGGAATTGAAATTGATTCAATTACTGATACTCAAAAAGATTATATGTCTGATTGGCATGCTGGAACATAA
- a CDS encoding DUF2119 domain-containing protein produces MDYFKHIDNGEGPTKLFIGGVHGNEGKTAIKLIKRLNLEDLSEGQFYFYNFDSSPYISTVDKKYYESEMGQKIISLINEYKPNFYTELHCYNIQHYMRLTSYDRLDTQGVPPLIPCGDYILISSVSPLIRVKYFTRETICKTLEIPCLHNSKKIDFAVKNYDFDIDKSIRRYMDLLRLITKSTNREDFTINISKYYPRQVEMAKKFVKILWGDDFPPF; encoded by the coding sequence ATGGACTATTTTAAACATATTGATAATGGTGAAGGACCTACTAAGTTATTTATTGGTGGTGTTCATGGAAATGAAGGTAAAACTGCTATTAAATTAATTAAACGTTTAAATTTGGAAGATTTATCTGAAGGTCAATTTTACTTTTATAATTTTGATTCTAGTCCATATATTTCAACTGTAGATAAGAAGTATTATGAATCTGAAATGGGTCAAAAAATTATTAGTTTAATAAATGAATATAAACCTAATTTTTATACAGAACTTCATTGTTATAATATCCAACATTATATGAGACTTACAAGTTATGATAGATTAGATACTCAAGGAGTTCCTCCTTTAATTCCTTGTGGAGATTATATTTTAATAAGTTCTGTTTCTCCACTTATTCGTGTTAAATATTTTACACGTGAAACTATATGTAAAACATTAGAAATTCCTTGTCTTCATAATTCTAAAAAAATAGATTTTGCTGTTAAAAATTATGATTTTGATATAGATAAATCAATTAGGAGATATATGGATTTATTAAGATTAATTACAAAATCTACTAATCGTGAAGATTTTACAATTAATATTAGTAAATATTATCCTAGACAAGTTGAAATGGCAAAAAAATTTGTTAAAATACTTTGGGGAGATGATTTTCCTCCCTTTTAA
- the fen gene encoding flap endonuclease-1, whose amino-acid sequence MGVNFKDIASPEKIELKDIEGRTIAIDAYNTIYQFLSGIRQKDGSPLKDENGNVTSHLSGLLYRTSSIVEKGIKPIYVFDGKPSEYKAETIKKRREAKEKSEMKMKKAIAEGNDELARKYAIRTSRMSPYIVESSKELLDYMGIPWVQASREGEAQASYMVQQKDAWAVSSQDYDCLLFGAPKIIRNLTLSGGLSKLEYMELNKVLDNLKFTREQLIDLALLVGTDFNNGIHGIGIKRGIKLLNEKSLENILEDLDYKPETDIEILRNIFLNPNVNKNYKIKFKNYDNEKIIEFLCEEHGFGKDRVNNVLKNKMKNLNVSQKSLEDWF is encoded by the coding sequence ATGGGAGTAAATTTTAAAGATATTGCTTCTCCAGAAAAAATTGAATTAAAAGATATAGAAGGAAGAACAATAGCAATAGATGCATATAATACTATTTATCAATTTTTATCAGGTATACGTCAAAAAGATGGAAGTCCTCTTAAAGATGAAAATGGTAATGTAACTTCCCATTTAAGTGGCCTTTTATATAGAACATCATCAATTGTAGAAAAAGGAATAAAACCAATATATGTTTTTGATGGTAAACCTTCTGAATATAAAGCAGAAACAATTAAAAAACGAAGAGAAGCTAAAGAAAAATCAGAAATGAAAATGAAAAAAGCAATTGCAGAAGGTAATGATGAACTAGCACGTAAATATGCTATTCGTACCTCAAGGATGTCACCATATATTGTAGAAAGTTCTAAAGAATTACTTGATTATATGGGAATTCCATGGGTACAAGCTTCAAGAGAAGGAGAAGCACAAGCATCATACATGGTTCAACAAAAGGATGCATGGGCAGTATCCTCACAAGATTATGATTGTTTACTTTTTGGAGCACCTAAAATTATTAGAAATCTCACATTAAGTGGAGGCTTATCTAAATTAGAATATATGGAGCTTAATAAAGTTTTAGATAATCTTAAATTTACAAGAGAACAACTAATAGACTTAGCTCTTTTAGTAGGTACTGATTTTAATAATGGAATCCATGGAATAGGTATAAAAAGAGGTATTAAATTATTAAATGAAAAAAGTCTTGAAAATATATTAGAAGATTTAGATTACAAACCAGAAACAGATATTGAAATTTTAAGAAACATTTTCCTAAATCCAAATGTAAATAAAAATTATAAAATTAAATTCAAAAATTATGATAATGAAAAAATCATTGAATTTTTATGTGAAGAACATGGATTTGGAAAAGATAGAGTAAATAATGTACTTAAAAATAAAATGAAAAATCTTAATGTAAGTCAAAAAAGTTTAGAAGATTGGTTCTAA
- a CDS encoding chorismate--pyruvate lyase family protein gives MDKKENNINKCLIDKINYLENKYNKKFSNTQKILLTTDGSITAILDVLYNKISLKTIEQHFEKADKNVAEHFNIKEDEIVNNRTIIMHKENQPLIFARSFIPLSRISKEIKDSLMAEDIPIGRILKNYKLETRREIGEIKILKANEELNKIYKTNNDFLSRDYDIIYNKKKFMWIQEMFPIDYFTKKQL, from the coding sequence ATGGACAAAAAAGAGAACAATATTAATAAATGTTTAATTGATAAAATAAATTATCTTGAAAACAAATATAATAAAAAATTTTCAAATACACAGAAAATACTTTTAACAACTGATGGATCAATTACTGCAATTTTAGATGTATTATATAATAAAATTAGTTTAAAAACAATAGAACAACATTTTGAAAAAGCAGATAAAAATGTTGCAGAACATTTCAATATTAAAGAAGATGAAATAGTTAATAACAGAACCATCATTATGCATAAAGAAAATCAACCATTAATTTTTGCAAGAAGTTTTATTCCATTATCTAGGATAAGTAAAGAAATAAAAGATTCATTAATGGCTGAAGATATCCCAATTGGAAGAATATTAAAAAATTATAAACTTGAAACAAGACGTGAAATTGGAGAAATTAAAATATTAAAAGCAAATGAAGAGTTAAATAAAATTTATAAAACAAATAATGATTTCTTATCAAGAGATTATGATATTATTTATAATAAAAAGAAATTTATGTGGATTCAAGAAATGTTTCCAATAGACTATTTTACTAAAAAACAATTATAA
- the hacA gene encoding homoaconitase large subunit: MNITEKILSEKVGHDVNPGEIIESNVDLVMSHDGTSPPAIKTFEKVADKVWNPEKIAIVFDHNIPANTIGSAEFQKVTRNFIKEQKITHHYINGEGICHQVLPEKGLVEPGKLIVGADSHTCTYGAFGAFSTGMGATDIAMVYATGKTWFMVPEAIKIEVTDNLNNLTSKDIILNIIGKIGIAGATYKTAEFCGETIDNLDIASRMTMTNMAIEMGAKNGIMEPNDETIKYVCKRTGKTKDQLNIKKSDKDADYVKEYHFNIDGLEEQISCPNDVDNVKGISKVQGTSIDQAVIGSCTNGRLNDLKVAAEILEGHKVHEDVRLIILPASREIYLNAINKGYIQTFIDAGAIVCNPGCGPCLGAHMGVLCEGETAISTTNRNFKGRMGDPKSSVYLSNPKVVAASAIKGFIEKPENI; encoded by the coding sequence ATGAATATTACAGAAAAAATATTATCTGAAAAAGTAGGCCATGATGTAAATCCTGGTGAAATTATAGAATCAAATGTAGATCTTGTAATGTCTCATGATGGAACATCCCCTCCTGCTATAAAAACATTTGAAAAAGTAGCAGATAAAGTATGGAATCCTGAAAAAATAGCTATTGTATTTGATCATAATATACCAGCCAATACTATAGGATCTGCAGAATTTCAAAAAGTTACAAGAAACTTCATAAAAGAACAGAAAATTACACACCATTATATTAATGGAGAAGGTATTTGTCATCAAGTCCTCCCAGAAAAAGGTTTAGTAGAGCCTGGAAAACTTATTGTTGGAGCAGACTCACATACTTGTACATATGGTGCTTTCGGAGCATTTTCAACTGGAATGGGTGCAACAGATATTGCAATGGTTTATGCTACTGGAAAAACTTGGTTTATGGTTCCAGAAGCTATTAAAATAGAAGTTACAGATAATTTAAATAATTTAACTTCAAAAGACATTATTCTTAATATTATAGGCAAAATTGGTATTGCTGGTGCAACTTATAAAACTGCAGAATTCTGTGGTGAAACAATAGATAATTTAGATATTGCAAGTAGAATGACTATGACTAATATGGCAATTGAAATGGGTGCAAAAAATGGTATAATGGAACCTAATGATGAAACTATAAAATATGTTTGTAAAAGAACTGGAAAAACAAAAGACCAATTAAACATCAAAAAATCAGATAAAGATGCTGATTATGTCAAAGAATACCATTTTAATATTGATGGATTAGAAGAACAAATTTCATGCCCTAATGATGTAGATAATGTTAAAGGAATTAGTAAAGTACAAGGTACATCTATTGACCAAGCAGTGATTGGATCATGTACTAATGGAAGACTTAATGATTTAAAAGTAGCTGCAGAGATTCTTGAAGGACATAAAGTTCATGAAGATGTAAGACTTATAATTCTTCCTGCATCACGTGAAATCTATCTTAATGCAATAAATAAAGGTTATATTCAAACATTTATTGATGCTGGTGCAATTGTTTGTAATCCTGGATGTGGACCATGCCTTGGTGCACATATGGGTGTTTTATGTGAAGGAGAAACTGCAATTTCAACAACAAATAGGAATTTTAAAGGAAGAATGGGAGATCCAAAATCTTCAGTATATCTTTCAAACCCAAAAGTTGTTGCAGCTTCTGCAATAAAAGGATTTATTGAAAAACCAGAAAACATATAA
- a CDS encoding homocitrate synthase family protein, protein MQYYVSPYNKEVKYNFPENIVIYDTTLRDGEQTPGVCFNKEEKLAIAHKLDELRIPQIEAGFPRVSEREKDTVKSICNEGLDAQIICLARTKKEDIDAALDADVDGIITFMGASDLHLEHKLHFTREQALNTCMKSIEYAKDHGLFVAFSAEDATRADLDFLKRLYKKAEGYGVDRVHVADTVGAATPQGIEYLIKELKKDINVDIAMHCHNDFGLAVINSIAGLLAGASGVSVTANGIGERAGNASLEELTMALKILYGKDLGFKTKHIKELSDLVSKATGLPVPYNKPIVGKNIFRHESGIHVDAVIEEPLTYEPYVPELVGQKRQIVLGKHSGCRAVKAKLDSCGVEVSNEELCEIVKKVKETREKGTYINDNIFKEIVKDVNLKY, encoded by the coding sequence TTGCAATACTATGTAAGTCCTTATAATAAAGAAGTTAAATACAATTTTCCAGAGAATATTGTAATTTATGATACAACCTTAAGGGATGGAGAACAAACCCCTGGTGTATGTTTTAATAAAGAGGAAAAACTAGCTATTGCCCATAAATTAGATGAACTTAGAATTCCACAAATAGAAGCAGGATTTCCAAGAGTATCAGAAAGAGAAAAGGACACAGTAAAATCCATATGTAATGAAGGATTAGATGCACAAATCATATGTTTAGCAAGAACTAAAAAAGAAGATATTGATGCTGCATTAGATGCAGATGTTGATGGAATTATTACATTTATGGGTGCATCAGATTTACACTTAGAACACAAATTACATTTTACACGTGAACAAGCATTAAATACCTGTATGAAATCAATTGAATATGCTAAAGACCATGGATTATTTGTAGCATTTTCTGCAGAAGATGCAACAAGAGCTGATTTAGATTTCTTAAAAAGATTATATAAAAAAGCTGAAGGATATGGTGTTGACAGAGTTCATGTAGCAGATACAGTTGGTGCAGCTACACCACAAGGAATTGAATATTTAATTAAAGAACTTAAAAAGGATATAAATGTAGATATTGCAATGCATTGTCACAATGATTTTGGTTTAGCAGTAATAAATTCAATTGCAGGTCTTTTAGCTGGAGCAAGTGGAGTTTCAGTTACAGCAAATGGTATTGGTGAAAGAGCAGGAAATGCTTCACTTGAAGAATTAACTATGGCTCTTAAAATATTATATGGAAAAGATCTTGGATTTAAAACAAAACATATTAAAGAATTATCTGATCTTGTATCAAAAGCTACAGGTCTACCAGTACCATATAACAAACCAATAGTAGGTAAAAACATATTTAGACATGAATCAGGAATTCATGTAGATGCTGTTATAGAAGAACCATTAACTTATGAACCATATGTACCTGAACTTGTAGGACAAAAAAGACAAATCGTCTTAGGAAAACATTCTGGATGTAGAGCAGTAAAAGCAAAACTTGATTCATGTGGTGTTGAAGTAAGTAACGAAGAATTATGTGAAATTGTTAAAAAAGTTAAAGAAACTAGAGAAAAAGGAACATATATTAATGATAATATCTTTAAAGAAATTGTGAAAGATGTTAATCTTAAATATTAA
- the cyaB gene encoding class IV adenylate cyclase, translated as MIEVEAKAKIDDFNETRDKIKNLGAKLTKIEHQEDLYFNSPTVDFAKTDEALRIRETSTDTEHNLFITYKGPKIDKKSKTREEIEMEIEDKDKCRRIFKHLGFIEAREVIKDREIFKYKNYELSLDHVKGLGPYMEIEILVKDGTDYNDAQNGLFDLFNKLGINDGFERTSYLELLENKNTKD; from the coding sequence ATGATTGAAGTTGAAGCTAAAGCTAAAATAGATGATTTTAATGAAACTAGAGATAAAATAAAAAATCTAGGTGCTAAATTAACTAAAATTGAACATCAAGAGGATTTGTACTTTAATAGTCCAACTGTTGATTTTGCAAAAACTGATGAAGCATTAAGAATAAGAGAAACATCTACAGACACAGAACATAATCTTTTTATAACATATAAAGGACCTAAAATAGATAAAAAAAGTAAGACTAGAGAAGAAATAGAAATGGAAATTGAAGATAAAGACAAATGTAGAAGAATATTTAAACATTTAGGTTTTATTGAAGCAAGAGAAGTTATTAAAGATAGAGAAATTTTCAAATATAAAAATTATGAATTAAGCCTAGATCATGTAAAAGGATTAGGTCCATATATGGAAATAGAAATATTAGTTAAAGATGGAACAGATTACAATGATGCTCAAAATGGATTATTTGACTTATTTAATAAATTAGGAATAAATGATGGATTTGAAAGAACATCTTACCTTGAACTATTAGAAAATAAAAATACAAAAGATTAA
- a CDS encoding TATA-box-binding protein gives MTDVDIKIENIVSSASIGKDIVLTDVAKNLPGVDFNREQFPGLVFKLKDPKTAALIFSSGKLVCTGAKSIDDSKLAIRKTVDLMREIDTEIPHEFEIKIQNIVASANLESTLNLEAVALELENTEYEPEQFPGLVYRLTDPKVVLLLFGSGKVVCTGAKTRSDAKLGVERAYDRLKELDLI, from the coding sequence ATGACCGATGTTGATATAAAAATAGAAAACATTGTGTCTTCTGCTAGTATTGGTAAAGATATTGTACTTACTGATGTAGCTAAAAATTTACCTGGCGTAGATTTTAACCGAGAACAATTCCCTGGTCTAGTTTTTAAACTTAAAGACCCTAAAACTGCAGCTTTGATTTTTAGCTCAGGTAAGCTTGTTTGTACTGGTGCTAAATCAATTGATGACTCAAAGTTAGCTATTAGGAAAACTGTGGATCTTATGAGAGAAATTGATACAGAAATCCCTCATGAGTTTGAAATTAAAATTCAAAATATAGTAGCTTCTGCAAATTTAGAATCCACATTAAATTTAGAAGCTGTTGCTTTAGAATTAGAAAACACAGAATACGAACCAGAACAATTCCCTGGTTTAGTATATAGACTCACTGATCCTAAAGTAGTTTTATTATTATTCGGTTCTGGTAAAGTAGTTTGTACCGGTGCTAAAACTCGTAGTGATGCTAAGCTTGGAGTAGAAAGAGCTTATGACAGACTCAAAGAGTTAGACTTAATTTAA